Within the Astyanax mexicanus isolate ESR-SI-001 chromosome 9, AstMex3_surface, whole genome shotgun sequence genome, the region TGCTGGATTAACAGCCAGAGCACTGAGTTTAAAAAACTTAAGTTTAGTTTAAACGTCTTCTGTACTGAAACATtttatattgttctgtgttgtggAAAAGATGTTTTACAATTTTCAATATACACATTGTCAGGCATTTATAAACTATACTTTTGCTTAATTGTTCTTTATAAACCCATTCTTTTTAATGGTCTAACACACCAGATAAAGATTTTCAAGTGGGCATGTTCCTCTAAAGAAATTCTCTGCTGATTCTAGAACCTCCATCAGTGTACTAAAAGtgataaaaattattttttacaaatatttttacaaattttattgATTTCTTTAGGGTCATTTTCCCTTTGTTTTCTGATCATATAATCCTTCTAGTAATTCTGCATCTGTTTCTTTAGTATGTATAcctgtattttctttttccataatgtctgtaattgtttaattgtttaccttcagtttttatattaattcatgattttaattgtttactATTTGCATATGAATAATGTGGTCTGAGAGTGTTTAATTTGATGATATGCTGCAAATTGAGGAAAAACTATTGTAATTGTTTACTATTTGCATATGTACAATGTGCAAATAGTTGCATATGCTGCATTTGTTTAATCTgaaattttattatatataaatatataagcgGGCACTATGACAATATGTTATAGTATCGTCATATTGTTCTTAACATAACGACAGTATACTTTTTAAGCACATTGATGATATCATTACTTGTTAAAGAGTAGTGACACAACTGTCCatttaaaaactacttgacttgacttgaattacAGAGAGTGTTTAATTGGATGATACGCagcaaatatttattaatttatttgtttgtttgtttgtttgtttgttatagcTCGCGTCGATATTAGCTAGTGCACGCCTAGGACTTTTATGTGGACCTTTATTTTGAAACGGGAAGGTTCGTATTCTGACGTACAACAGTGACGtagtgtgtatttttttaacgATGATCTGGGATCAGTTTCTTTGTTTATCAGTGAATCGGGTGAACGGAGAGTCTGGCTCTCTGCGCTGATTCAGGATCGGCCGTTAAACACAGTTTTACAGCGGCCGGTTGAATTGTTTGGCGGTTGGGTAGGGGTTGTTGTTGCTGTAGCGGGCGGAGTGATTCTGTAGTTATAAAGGTGTTTATAGTGTTTTAGGGGGGATTGTAGAGCAGGTTTATGAGTTAAGGGGGTTTTGTAGGGGGTTAGAGGTAGGTTAATTCAGTAGGAGATGGATGAACAGGCGAGATCTATTCTACAGCGGATTATCAGGAAAACTCCCAGCAAGAGATTGGAGACTATTATCCGATCCTGGAACTGTTTATCTGAGGATCAGCTGCACTCCCTGAATTACTCCCAACCCAAATGGCTGTTCCTGGAAAACCTCGTATCCAGATGTGAGGTAAGGTTGTTTAACGGTAGCGTtactaaaactgaaataaaactgtataaaagccAGATAATAGTTTTATATCGCTTTGTTTACTGTGGTTTCCAAGAGCAGCGTGTTTCAGATGGCTTAACCTGGTCATTAGTTAAGAAATGATTTATTGCTCCTAATAAcgctaaataaaaataattttaatgaagtaaaagtaGTTAGTGCCCCTGCCCCATATATGGGAACGGGATTAAACGGAAAACGAGAGAGAGCAAAATATTATACTAACTGGTATCAGTGTGCTTTTGCCATCtgctatttgtaaaaaaaatccacataacctaaatacagtaccagtcaaaatattatacctcatgaagacacttagATTAAAatccaagagtgtgcagatctgttgttttaaaaaataattcagcatgttttCCTTTTAGGATATTCTCAAAATAATGCCTTAAAAACTCACAACATGTCTTAGTGTCTGAGCATGTTGACATAGtatctgagattaaaataccaagagtgtgcagatctgtcctcaaagataaatgtgatactaaaaatctaaagtataaaacatattttggtttctttaacacGTTTTGTTTAAAACATAATTCAGCAAGTGTTTCTTTATAGATGTAATGtctttcattttaaatgtacaatGAGGTGTGTCGAACGTTAGCAATTTTGGAGTTACTGAACAAGTTTTGCAGAGATTGAATATTAGTTAGAATATTAGTTTTTACCTATATTAGCTATAAATCTACCAGACTGAATGAGAAACTTATGTGACAAGAAATGttgacagctttttttttttttttttttttttcaggaaaacagGGTGAGCTTAAAAGATGTGACGAAACTGGAGATGATCTGTGAGTGACTTTTCCTTATCCTGTGGCTTTGTGTTGATTTATATAATATTGTCATATTAACTACATTGAGGATATCGTCACTTGACACAACTTAAATAACAGTGTAGAAATAATCTGCCtctactgatgcattttgtcagtaaatattgtgataaaatattCTTATTGTATCATTCAGCTTTATCATAACGTGATTATGTACACGggtcgtggttttatgttgtgATAAAATTATATCATGTTGACTAAAATGAAGACGTTTAATGTGATAAAAATGTTGTCAATGCAGTCCagctatatatatgtaatgttctgCCAAAATAACTGATTATTCAAGTGGTtgtgtacctttttttttaatcctagATCACATACACAATCCAAATCAAGGAACATGGCATGCCTGCCAGCTATTTCAAGCAGAAGGTGAGTTCATGGCTGTAACAGATAAAcaggttttatgtttattttttcggAAGCTTGTTTAAATGACCAGCACTTCCCTTCTTTTTTCCACAGATGATGCGCTGTCTGTGCATTTCACACAGTTTCGGGAGAGCTTTATCGCCCACCTGGAGGATGTTGTTCAGCATGTAAGCAGCATTTAATACATTTCCAGCTCATTCCTTTCTTACAGTCTATAAAATGTAATGCAAATCGGTTCAGATCTGCCTGTAACCTACAATGCAATCAGTGAAAACttttaatagtagtaatagtggcaGATTCTGACTGGACACATTGCCAGAACTTGatcattttatatagtataattgtgaaaaaagaaaaaaaatctaatcgttttttgtttgtttgttttttttaaataatagaaactgtaattacactgtaattCTGACTCTTAAAATGTGCATCCataaatgaatactaaaatgAATGCCAATtttatgatattttgttttgacTAGCTATAATGTGCATTTAAGATTTGTGCAGTTTCAGATTTTAACACATCTTCATTCCAAATAGTAATTCTATTTAGAATTACAGTATAGATTGGTAATGGCATGTTTTACATGACATATTGAGTACAAAAATAGAGATTTAATTCCAAACTTTAATTGGCCTTTGTACTAGTAAATTGCAGTTTGAAGTTTTAGGGAAGGTTTAAAGGTTGATTCCTAATCTTTTAATATTTCTACTAATCAAAATCTTAAATCTTACATCTTAAATGTATAAGTTTTACTCTTAAACATTAAGTTATGTAAAATTTTGGGTCCAGTGGCTTACCATTAGATGTGTAATGTTTCACAAAATGTACGGTTAGGTTCACTTCACGATATAACCCCTGGGGTTTGGTCAAATTTGGCTTGAGTGGGTGGAAAGCAACAGCAGATACTACaggtacattttttaaatttcctTTTAAAACAAGGGCCACATGGTGCTTTTGGAAAAGTGCATCTTAATTGCTTAATTAAAGAAAAGGTAAATGAAAAGTCCAGTTAGAGTTTTACTTTTCTTTACGTCTGGGCTGAATTGGTGTCCAGACAGTTCTATTTGCAATATCTGCACAGTTTGCACTGTTTTTACCATTTACAGCATGATACATGTTTGTACTGTCTCTGAATATTTTGTTTGTACAGGTCTCTGTTGGAATGAAGAAACTTGAGGATGGTGCCATTTGGGTCCGAACCGCGTGGGGAGACAACTTCAGAAAACCCAACCACCTCAAACCCACTTACCTCGTGCATTATCTGCAGTCTTCCTACGTCTTCATTCATAACGTCACGCCCAAACACAGGCCTTTCCTCTACCAGGTCAGACCCACTGAGTGATTATAAACTGATACATGTTGCTTCTACTACAGTGTGACAGTCTGATTTATGGGGTTCTTTGATGTGACCCGCAGGCTCTGGTTCTGGCCACTAGACATGTGTCTATCAAAGAGTGCCATCTGAGTTCTAGAAGCCTCACTGCGATGAGAGACCTTCTCATGAAGCAGTATCAGCAGGTATTGTAGATTCACACCACGTTTACCTACTGCTaaaattattctgttttttccCCTAATTAAATTATTTGATCTGTTTTTATTCTCAGGTATTCCCAACCAATCAGGAGAggactttaaaagaaagaaatgcacCTCCTTCACGTATGCACCTTCACCTTTTTACGCTAAATTGCTAAATATAGAgattaatatctttttttttttatcctcctaGGACCTAGATTTTTAATTtcattacataataataatattcatctCATTCTTATAACACCAATCAAGCAATAAAATATAGCTCAAAGTTTTTTACAAGatgaaaaaaatcaacaaataaaaaaagtgtaggttgtgtttttagttttaaatatttttcccaACACAGATCCTAACATTGAAAGAGAACATGCTGAGAGTTCTGAAGGCAGACATCAGATGGCCTGTGAGGCATTTGGGTGTGGGGTGCTGCCAAAGCTGGAAACTGCTGTGTACAAGGTGTGTCTCACTGCTTGTTAattcactacatacacacacacacatatacagtggtgtgaaaaagtatttgcccccttcagatttcttttgtttttgtttttttgtcaaactATATTCTAAATAATCACTATTtttttgattatcaaacaaatatcAGACAGTTAACCTgcgtaaataattttttttttctaattatatttttttaaagggaaaaaaaaactccaaaccaatctagccctgtgtaaaaaagtgtttgccctctaaacctaataacttggttgtgccacccttagcagcaacaactgcaatcaagctttaccgataactggtaaTGAGTCTTTTTGAGTCTCTGAATTTTGATCCACTCTTTTTGCAGAATTGTCTTAATTTAGCCACGTTGGAAGGTTTCGAGCACTGTTTtaaatcatgccacagcatctcagttaCCTAGGAACTCTCCTAAGGATTccatttctgtctctttcttattattgaatcattatgaccttaactgaggcaagtgagacctgcagttcttttaagtaatgaaataatttttgcttttaatatttactcaggtaatatttgtctgatggtaaagtttgtttgataatcagaaatcTGTATCTTTTAAGGGGGCagatactttttcatgccactgttgCTAGTGCTAAGGGTTATCTTAAATTAGTATCATGATTAATAGGAcacattatttttgtttgttaatatATGGGTCATATCCTTTCTACTCCAGAGGCAGCTATAGCAAGTCTGAGGTCCTTCAGAGCTGGGATATGCAAAAATACATGCATTTTTCTTTGTACAAGTGCAATGACAAATGAAGTGTGTTTTAGGTTAAATTTACTGtcacacataaacaaacaaatacttaTTTATGGTGAGCACCCTCACATCTTTACTGACTGTGAGGCAGAAAAATTctctaaagaaagaaagaataagttAAATATTCACCCATTTTTATTAATCACTTTATTTAGGCTGTATTTTGGTAAGCCATGTGATTTAGCTGGTTGTTATTTCCAGCATATTAAGAGGATTATACTTGAGAGACCTGCGTTCTCATTAAAATAAGGATGATGACATGATGTTGAACCTGTATCTGTTCTCCTACCCGCCCCTTTCAGCTTGAAACAAGATACCGGGGCAACAGCAACAACACGCTTAATGATGGTGATGAACTTTTCAGAGGGGTGGTGAAGTTTTCCAGCAAGAACATCTTGGAGTCCCTCCGTCACTGTGTCTCTACAGGTTAGTAGAGTCCAGATAGTAGTGGCAAGCTATGCAATACATAGCAGCATTGTATCGATATTAATAATTTaaggtacaataaaaaaaaaaagaaaatcacagtgGACGGTTTCATCGCAATTCTTTctcttattattgttgttgttattattattattattattattattattattattatacattgacccttatatatataaatgagggTATTTTTGTTAAACAAAAGATTTGCtatagtttaaaatatattattagcaGGAGTATTGGTAAAATGTCtcttttgaaaataaataaatacataaataaataagaaagctGCATTTTAGGTAAAGCTATTTAAATCATCTTATTTCCAGCTAATTATTAATTTTGTTGTGGATTAATCTGATTTCTTAGTTAATCAATTGTTAGCCTATCACAATAACTATTTGTAACTGAATAATCTATTGTCCCAATTATTGAAATGATTATGATAAGTAATAGTATTTAAATTTAAAGACACTGCATTTGATGCCAATGATATATTGATAACATGTTATAAAATAATGCAACAGCACCTTTTTAAATCAActcaatttttaaaaattaagagtATTCAGACATTGGAATTGTTTATAATAAACagcttaaaatatcttaaataaataaaatatatacaaaataacacTGCTGGGCTTTTCATATTAGGGAACACACAGTAAAGGGCATTATCTGAGATGGTAAAAATGATCAAGGTCATATCTATATATTGTGAGATAGCTCTATATCTTTATCAATGtatgtgacaggcctatttgatTGTTAAATTTAAATTGGTGCATTGTTCTGTGTGGTTGCATTTTTTCCGTAGATATGTATTAAGCAATCTATAAGCATTTTACAGTACGATTACCATcgattttaataccatggtatacctaACAACGATATACCACTGCAATCccttatatatagttatatattagtGTAGTAATACTGTAATACAGTCAGTCAGTTGCTCATGTGTAATGTGTAGATACGTTTAACAGAAAGGTTACAGAAAAAGGACATTGTGTTCTTCTAGCAGTGCTGATCATCACCAGGTGGTGGCAGTGGAAGCAGCATGTCTGACTTTGATCTGTCCTTGTTGCTGAGACAGAGGTGTGATACCTAGCTGTCTCACTGTTTAACTCTTTACctgttgtgtgtctgtgtgacagGCATGGCTGAAGGTCCTGTAACTCCCCTGCTGTCCTCCATCACTCAGAAAGGAAGGAACTACTTTGTGATCACTGACAAAGTCTCAGGAGCCACTGCCAGCCAGACTCCTGCTCCCAAAGCTTAAAGCAGCAGATAACAAGGACTATGAGTtgattgtgagtgtgagtgtctgtgtgtgtctgtgtgtgtgtctgtgtgtgtgtggttcctgTTCTATGGTTTAACCAGGTTCAGGTTATTTTACAAAcgttaaataaagtttttaattgGTTGTTCTCTGTACTTGTTTATGTTGATGTCAGAAAGCTGGTAGTTTTATATACGTTTTTCATGCAAAACGTTTCATGCAAGTGATACAATGCCACAACTTTTGTATTTACATTACACACTTTAGAtccatttattaataaaattgtttatatTCAATCCCCTAATCAgtgttattttgttgttgttgttattattccCCATGTGTGCCCTGTTTTTCTCCTGATGAGTTTAAAATatgaggtttaaaaaaaaaaaaagatacacaaAATAATATGAACTGTCAGCAGTGGCAGTGGGTAGTGTTGATGGACTACTCATATTTTGCTGACCTTGGCAGAGTTTAATGTAATAAGATCAGGGCTTGAGCTGAGCATTAATGAAAATGAGACACCATCTTTAGTTAAACAAAGGTAACTCAGTAATATGACTTTGTATAGTCCGAAAGGCCTCTCTGGATTCTGTAGGTTATAAAGGTTATAGAAATTAGAGAAGAGCTCACATTAACAGGAAGCAAATGCCAAATCCCAGACATTTTTgctaatttaattcatttatttttagatCGCAAAAAATCTTTAGTGTATAACTAAACTCTATTtataaatctaaatatttatCATTAAGTAAATTACAATATCTCTAATTTATTATGTTATGATACTAAGTCATTACTCTaggttattattataattattattattaatattattattgatgtaattattttgagatacttgtaTCATTTTAGACAATAAATAATTACGCTatctcccggccgctgcgctcctccaatgaacgtcgcctcgctttgccaaacactcacacaaagcaatccaggctgttctcatacagagttccccaatggtggaacaaacacccttctactaccagatcaggagaatctctcactatctttaagagactcctgaagacagagctcttcaaagagcacttactctcctaacacctctaacacactacctagttctaaccccatttccttcttcccctccttcacttctctatccctttatttccctttgacctcctttaagccctatctaaaaatgggttatcttaattcctattacttttgtacttcattattgtaagtcgctttggacaaaagcgtctgccaaatgtaatgtaatgtaatgtaatgtaaataattattACTTTGTTGAAACTAAGGCATCATTGTgaagttttgtattatttttgttcaaatatgttattattttgagatgctaaaacGTAATTTTGAGGCATGAAGGTATGTTGTGAGATAATGTCTCACTGTTTTGAGACATGTAAGATACTGTCTAAATATTCTGTGATAGTTTGTCTATTTGGAGAAACTTTGTAAGGGACTGTTATTCTTTTGAGATACAATCTaaatattttgagacactaagacatgttttgagatactgtctcattattttgagacagtaTCTCAGTGTTTTTGAGACATgtgagatactgtctcattattttaagatactaagttgttTTTGTAAGAAAATTTGTCATTTCAATGTTGTCAGATACTGtcacattaaaacattattttgaaatactatcccattattttgagacactaaggcATGTTGTGAGATAGTGtctcattatttttgagatattaagacattttttgagatagtatctcagtATTTTTGAGACATGTGAGgtactgtctcattattttgagatactgtatcATTATTTTAGGATATTAAGGCATCATTTTGAGCTACATCTCAGTAATTTTAGATACTAAATCTTGAtgttgagatactgtctcaatatTCTGTGATTCTCGTTGTTTTGAgatgttttcttgttattttgagatgttttAGGATTTGTTATTTGGTATAGACTTTTATATCATAGGTAATTAgttttataatactaataataataataataataataataataataataataataataataataataataataataattcacactTTTAACAACACATTTGTACATTATTAACCCGCAGGCTGTTGCTAGGACGCGCCGGTGTGCGGATGTAGCTGCGGTTGCTAAGCGCTGCTGCCGgaagtgctgtgtgtgttttaaaggtgCGCTGCGCGCTGCTGCTCGTTGTAGCGCTGAAACATGGCCGCCGCCCCCGGAGCGGACAGCTCGGGTCCGCGTCCCAGCAGCGCCCCCGAGGAGCCGTCGGGCCAGCCCAGGGAGATCATCCGGCCCTCCATCACGGAGCTCACCAAGGAGGTGCGGACCAACATCCTCTGCACGGTGGAGGGATGCGGCAAGATCCTGCCCAACAGCCCGGCGCTCAACATGCACCTGGTGAAGTCCCACAGAGTGAAGGTAACTGGCTAACAGAGCGGAGCCGGTGTTCCGTCGAAttctgctaccctgtcaaactgtgctaccATAGTGTATATTTATCATTTTCAAACCCTGCGTCATTTTCaatgtagtttctttttttcaattaattGAGACATGTTGTccatcataaaccagccaattaaacagtagcttagccaaATAAATCAGCgacattagggcatgtcagcactacagaacaaatgaggcaaagtaatgCAAGCTTATTTTCACTACTTTAAAACATTATCATATTAAGGGAAAAAATGgccaatt harbors:
- the cenpn gene encoding centromere protein N — encoded protein: MDEQARSILQRIIRKTPSKRLETIIRSWNCLSEDQLHSLNYSQPKWLFLENLVSRCEENRVSLKDVTKLEMIYHIHNPNQGTWHACQLFQAEDDALSVHFTQFRESFIAHLEDVVQHVSVGMKKLEDGAIWVRTAWGDNFRKPNHLKPTYLVHYLQSSYVFIHNVTPKHRPFLYQALVLATRHVSIKECHLSSRSLTAMRDLLMKQYQQVFPTNQERTLKERNAPPSHPNIEREHAESSEGRHQMACEAFGCGVLPKLETAVYKLETRYRGNSNNTLNDGDELFRGVVKFSSKNILESLRHCVSTGMAEGPVTPLLSSITQKGRNYFVITDKVSGATASQTPAPKA